CCGTCAGTAAACCGTTTATTGATACTAGGAGTTGTCTAAAGTTGCTAAGGAGAACGTGTCGTGAAATAAAACTAACCTCACCCGAAATTTACAGGTACGAACAGCCAGAGGGTTCGTAAAAATAAATATCAGTCCAAGAAAACACCTATACTCTTACATTCcacaaaaataaaatctaatttAAAAACCGAAATATACCCACCAGAATCATTAATGAgcaataaaaatgtaatttatgACAACCAGACAAACGTTTCTCTCTCCAAGGCTTGGAGGAAATGTTACCGTTTACATACAAAATAAGGACATGTATATAAATGTGGCCAAACCCAagaaaacaccacaaaaagtagAATAAAACGATACGACATCAGAACAAACTGTAGATTTCATAATAAATACAGATTGACCTTGAGGTCATGGAAAAACATTTAAGTGATTTGAGGAGGCAGAGACctgaagaaaaaagaaagaaggaagggaaaaaaaagacaaacaccTGCACCACGCTGTATTATGCTGGTGGAAATAAAAACGTATCATGCATTTTGCCCTGAATTCAGGCTAGACGTTACAGGTAGTGGCTCTAGTAAGCTGAAAGACATTTAACAGTCTCCTCTGGCAGCATATAGCAGTGTTGGACAGCATCCTGTACTTAAGACACGGAGATGAATGCTGAAGTAGCAGCCACACACATGACACAATGGGAGAATTACCTGACattattaaatataacattCATGAATCATATTAAAGTGCATATCTGCCAAATTGTCTCttgcacacacgcaaacacacttatagtgtgtgtttgagggcaACTCTGGGTTCCAGTTTATTGGAGATGTTTTGTTGCAGCTCCATTAGCATGCCATCGCGCTTCTCCGCGTCCAAGAGAACTTGCTGTAGAAAAATACAATAGCACACTGTTGCAATCTCCTCAAGAAAGAAACACGAACGCCAAGGAGGACATTGTGGTTCCTTCACATAAAAGGGATACACTGTCTGATGAGCTAACTAGCAGGAGAATAGTGTCATCTGAGGAAGTATTGAAGACTCATCTACAGTGCCTTGATAGAGAAACAACGAGGAACGCACGTACCTCGATGAGCCTGTCTCTCTTCTGCAAGCCCTCCGTCAACCGGGCCTCTTCCAGGTGCCAGTCCGCCTTGGCGCTGTGACATGCGTGCTCCGCCTGCTTCTGCGCCTTCACCGCCTCCCTCAGCTCCGCCCGCGCGTCCTTCAGCTGCGACGAGACCTCGGCCAGCGCTCGTTTGTGAGCCTGCCTCTGGTTCTGGCAACAAACGGACCAATCACAGAGCAGAAATGGAAAGGTCGTAAGGTCAAAACATTCAGATTCAGCACTAGATTTTCAAGTAATATCTCTTTACATACCACTAGAAAGTGGAATAAGGCAATAATGCATATTGGTGAAGTTAatcattttcagtcagtttcaTCTAAGGCTTGTATTGCGGGAGGATGTTATTTAAATCACGTATATTATGTAAAGGCTTTGTTGACTTTGTAGTCCCAGCAAATACAACCAACACCAAAATAATTATTCCCCAAGAAGAACTGATGCGCATATGCAAAGCATGAACACCACAATCAATAAAGAACATGGTTGAGACAGCAGCAGGAAGTGTAGTCACCTCGATCACAGCCTCTGCATCCTTTAGACCTGTGGAAAGTTGGGAGACTTCCTGTGCCAAAGTGACACTGTGCTCTTCCCAGTCCTTCAGGCAGGTTGCAATCAGGGACTCCTGCTCTCGTACCTGATTGGCCAGAGCCTCCTCAGCTCCACCTCCTGACAGCCCCCGACCAATCAGTGAATCCGAGAGGGCCTGTGCGGAAGCATCAATAGTCAACAGTGCTTTTACACCAACGGTTGTCATTTCTGTAGTATTAGCCGTTAGGTTTCTCAAGAACAAACTCATAAGAGGTATTTTTGGTCAAAAAGAGGAAAGGAAAATAAATAGATTAGAACAGAACGATTCTCAACCTGAACATCCTTGTGAGAGCTCTCTAGCGCCTTCTGTAGACGAGAGATAATTTTGTCCTTGTCCTGCAGCACCACTTCCAAGGCTGATTCGCGCTCCTTCCACACCTCCTTCTGTCTCTGCATATCCTCCATTGATCTCATCCTCTCAGCCAGCTCCACCCACAAATgctggggggaggaggagatagGAAAACACTCTCAACAGGTCATATTGCTCGACTACAACAGGAAGTTATAAACGCGCCGATTATTTCCACTACAAACAAAACTGGATTTCACTAGGCTGTAATTCAAACCACCAGTGACGACACCAATCTTTCCACCTGAAGCACAATACTGAAGGTTTTGAACCGAACTCTAACAATTTGATAATAGCTCAGTGTGAAAGCTCCAAAGTGAGTTTTCATCAGTCAATAAGCACTGGCAAACagagagcctgtgtgtgtttgccttaCATTTATGACATCCTGGTTACTCTGGAGCACACTGTTGAGGGTTATGAGGTCATTCTTCTGCTGGCTGCCAGCCTGTCGGACACTCTCCAgttctttctgcaggctgcATTCTCTCTCCCTAAGCTCAGACACGCGGGTCTCCAGCAAGCtctaaaaaaatattatatatgaaacacacacacaaaacatacacattgcacatttcattatagccagtgtttttaaaaaaaaaaaaaaaaaaacacgataAAGCTGTTCTTTTAGACAGGATGAAAATTCCTTAATATTTTAAATTCATGTTTTATGACGAACATTCACAGTCCTGCACAATAAAACATTATGTTATGGCAAGGCCTTTTCAAAGGACCCAAGCGTTTTTCAaaattttttttgtcttgtCCAGTTTGGCGCTACAATCAGAGAccgtatgtgtatgtatgtatgtatgtatgtatgtatgtatgtatgtgtatatatatatatatatatatacacacacacatatatatatatacacacacacacacacacacacacacaatacggCTACAATACGTGCAGGGCTTTGGTGCCGTGTGGTGGTGCGAACTGCTCCCCCTAGTGGGCTAATGGACTCAGTGCCTCACCTCGCGCTCCGAGAGCGTGTTGCTCAGGACCAGCGTCATTTTGCTGATGAGTTTATCGGTGTCCTCTAACCCAGCTCCCATCTCAACACACAGCTTCTGGATCACAGTCACAGATTCCTGAAGAAGGAGGCAACTCCAAGTCAGTTGCAAGTCTGTTGTAAGTTCTCAGACACGTACTCGCAATAAGCAAACCAATGAATGTACTGCTAAAGCTGACCTGAATGACCTTTTCTCTGCTTCGCAGTGATTGGCTAAGGTGGTGAATGAGTTCACTCTCACTCTGGGAGCTGCTGGGTAGATCCTGCAACACACCACCAAAGATACAGACCAGAGACCGACATGGATCAGTCATTTCTCCTCATGTACCCTTAAAGGACGGTGGAAGTCATTAACCTGACTTAAAACGATCTACAGGTTCCTGTGAATGCATTCCAGACAAACAGCTCCCAATTATGTGTTCACATTCAAGAAGAAAACTAAAATAATACATCTGCAACaacaagggagagagagaaaaaaaaactcccaCAGAAGCGCTttgagctttaaaaaaaaaaaaaaaaaatcaattcagATAAGCTTTCAGGGCACGGTAATCTGGACAGAAAAGAAGACAGGAGTCCACATGCACATCGGCAGCTGAACTGCTAGTTAATGATATGcttaaaaaaacaaccaaaGCCCAGGGCAAACTCCTCCTGCTGGGGAAGATTCCAAGAAGAGGGAAGGGTGTGTAagtgtaggtgtacatgtgagcctccatctgtgtgtaaatgtgagggtgtgtaggtGCATTTGTGAAAATCATCATATGACAAAGCAACACACCCTGTgaattgacacacacacagtttgtctTTCACAACACACTACATGTGTAAGAACACCAGGGTGTTTTAACTAGGGCCTGTGTCCAAAAACTTAGTTTCCACTCAACCACCACACTTGCAGTTCTTGAGATCTAAACAGCGCTTACTCAGTTAGTATGGTAATTAGGGCTGTGCATTATCAGATACTCCAGTACAGCACCTAAATGTATGCAACAATACATTATAATATAATCAATTATATTATAGATGAAAAATGTTGACAGATGCGTCATTTTACTGTTTGCACTGTAATTGCATATCCTTGACACTTGATCCTTGAATCCATACAACTGCAACTATTTTCAGCTTGTCTCCAAGATGTGGGAAATGTGGAAACAGCCTTAAGGCCAAACCAACAGAGATGTCACATGCATGGCTGAATTTCTGTTTACTATGGCTCCGTCCGAAATGTTGTAGTTCCCTCCTATACAGTATGCTAAAGCAGTATGTGATAAAGGGTAGTATGTCAGAATACATAGTATGCACTAAACAGTAAGCGAAAAGTACCCAGATGGCTTACCGAATGGGTTACTTACGAACCCATTTGAAGTATGcgattgcagcacactgtcctatcccatgattcaacttGAGCATTTAACTATGATCGTGTGACATGCGTCATATAACATATGTAAAATGGCGGACGTAGTATGTCCAAGGTTGTATGCATACtgcccagtcgcctactgaaagaacgtACTACTTTAATGGTTGAGCAGAATATAATGCACTGAAATCTAGTGCCTACTGCTTAAGTATGCCATTTTGGACTGAGCCTATGTTTCTTACCAGTGGGGGTGATGGCACTGATTGACTGGCATTACAGGAATCCGATTGGACACCTTCCGGAAGTCCCGCCTCCAGGATCCCAATGTGAGCCTTTGCTTGATCCAGCTTCTGTCGCAGCTGCTTTACAGCAAGGTGCACTCTGCCTGTCGTGACCTGAATTATATTTAGACAAATCACAAAATGGTCTTAAATGTTATAATTTCTTAAACCATTCTTCATTATTACTTTATAACATCTTGCATAGATAAGGGAGTAAGTTATTAATGCAGAACTGTTTGAATTGATCTTCTGGAGCAAGacatctcctcacctccctgCGCAGCGGCACAAACTCATCCCTCAGGTCTGCCAGGacatcctccatctctccattgACCTCATCGTCTACATCACCCCCCTCTCCAAAATTCAGCATTTGCACCAACTCCATCTTCGATGATCCAGTAACATCATCCTTCCATCCTTGTGCCCTGCCCAAAACAGGGATGCGGCTTCCGGCTGGAGACCTGACCGGCTTTCTCTCCATACACTTCAACTCTTGAAGGATGGAATCTAAGATGAGTGACTGCTCCTCGGGCCAATCAAATGGATCGGGCACATCCAGAGAGTCCAATGATTGGGCTGAGATTGTGCGAGATCGTGCTTGCAGCGAATGGCAGGATCCAGATAAGGAGGTGGGAGTAGACCCGAGTGACGGAGTTTTAGACCAATGGAGGGGCATACTCCGGGACTTGTCCCGTGATAAAGCTAAAGGGGACAGAACCTGTCCTGGCAGGTGACGAGGAactccacacacagactcataatCAGAGTCCGACACCCTTAAAGAGTCACAACACTCACAATTTTTCAATTTACTGCATCTTTTACCTGTTCTTTTAAAATAAGGACACGAGTCTGATTTTTCGGACCAACACTCGTACGCAGAGAGCGCCATGTTGTCCCTCAACATCTCTCTATAGGCCCTCCCTGGGTCCCCCTCTCCACATCCGTCCCTCACGTCCACATCCTCCTCACTGGAGCTCTGCCTGGCCCTCAGATCAGACGGGTGGCGATGTCTGTAAACATTTCTCACCCACCTTCTTATACTATCCCTTTCCTGAGTCAGTTTCTGCAGCCTTTCCCTGGACAGCACGCGGACCCTGGCGATAACGGTGTCGAACTTGAACACTCGCTCTAGCACAGATACACATTTGCCACATATGAACTCCCCCCTTGCTTTCCCGCGTGGTACAGGCTGCCCCAATATGTGTTTTAGCACAGAGAGCAGGTCCATTCCTTTAATAGGTGTGGGCAGGGCTTTGAAGTACAAATTAGAAGAGCCAAGAGATACAACACTGCCTAAAAGAAACAGACAGATTTTTGTGAAACAGGTTTTGGACTGACTACTACATATTCAAAatttcccccccccctccctccctccctccctccctccctctctctctctcacacacacacacacacacacacacacacacacacacaggtatgcaTAGATTTTTATAATAAAATTAATTGATGAATATTCAAGATACAGTCCTAGATTAATTCAGCTGTATCTAATGTAATGGATAGTTTCAAATATAGTTGCAATGGAAAGAGAGTTGGTGCAAATGTGTTATGGAGTCATTCATACCCCTTGGGCTGCTCAGGGCAGACCTGGACGGAGACAGCGTGTTCGAGTCTGTTGGGGTTTGCATCGGACCCCCTTTTCTCTCACTGGCAAAGAGCCATCGGCGTTGGTTGCCCTGCAGATCGCCCCCACAGATGCGACATTCTTCCACTTTGCTTCTAGTAGCCATCCTAACTGAACCCTGGGGCCTATAAAAGAGTTAAAAGTTGATGTGCTCGGATAAATATTTATTAGATGACAGCTATGAGACCGCAAGCTCCGACACCGCTGGCTTTGAGGATAAAGTTACCTGGTTATAAGTCAGACGAGTTCAGGCCAGATTCTTTAACACTACAGCCCCCCAAAATGCGATTGGTGTGTGCAGGATATTCAGTACGAGTCTAACAGCGCCTGTACCGTAGATGACAGCTCACGTATTCCAAATAGCCCGGTTGTCTCCACAGACTGTACACGTCCCCGCACACGTCGCCCTCGAGCCGCTGTGGCCAACACAATCCCACCAAAGTCGCATTTCGCGTAAACTGCGACTGCTTTATTTTCGGAGCCgaaaatgtttaaaaacatgTAAGATTTGACATTTTCAACAAGACGCAAGACCGGCTATATCCTCGAAGAAAGATTAAAATACACGAATACACAAGCAAAGaaaattaaacaaacaaaaaaacaaaacgcaCAAACAAGCTAAATGAATGACTAAATCACATTTCGCCAACCGAACTCTAAATCTCGGTTATAAAATCGTCCTCACACAACGTTCATACAGCACCAGCGAATCTACGGGATCctcaaaacatacaaaaactAAAATAATCGACTCGAAGTTTGTTGGAAGACGAGGTGACACTTAAACCCCAACTCGACAGGACAAACTCGGACTAGTACTCCGCTCTGTGAAGAGCGAAACATGGAAAGAGACCGTAAAGCTTTCATAACTCCGCAATGATACAGGTATATTTCGACCACGAAAATAAACGTTCGGCGTTTCAAAGTTACAAGTTAATTTTCAGTTTAATTTCTTACAATACCTACCAGAAACGTCCACACGCCCGAGCTGGAATGAAACCTCGCCGCTCCACCTGGTGTGCTGACGTAGTCGGTAACGCTCTACCTGTTGTGTGGAGGCCCCGGTTTACGCGGCCACGCCACGCGAATATAAAAGCCTCCATACTTACTTCTGTCGGCGTGGACTTAAATCGACTTTGTGCTATTACATAATtacggcgcacacacacaaaatgataAATCCACGTGAATAAAAAGAgattttgtgtttgtatattttatttttgttatctttAATTCCTAAAATGTAtgcatatttttttatttaaatcttGTTATACACACCTgcaaacattgtgtgtgtgtgtgtgtgtgtgtgtgtgtgtgtgtgtgtgtgtgtgtgtgtgtgtgtgtgtgtgtgtgtgtgtgtgtgtgtgtaggttttaGGCACCTAAGTCAGCCATTTCTCAATGCAGTTTTTGTACACAGTGAAATTTGAGTGCCAGAAGATGTGTTGGACTCCAGAGACTGCACACTGGACCAGGACCCCTCTGGAGTCTAGTGTCTTCAGCCCAAATACATCACTTTGGTACCActgaaaaaagagaaaatatgaaCCTATTGCTTGAGGTGCATTATGAATTTGACTGcaattaatttaattacaatATGAATTTGATTTAGTTGCATTATGAAGTTTGACTTGAATGCAATGTGTGGTTTATTTGACTACATTGCATTTTTTAGAGTGCATTTTAGGTTTGATTTgggtgttttttcaagtttgacttCAGTTCATAAATATGTTTGTGTTTCAGTTCACCCACCTCTTGTTTCCTCATTTCGACTACTGTTTCATTGCTGTCATAGAACCCAAATAAACTATTGGAggaaaacaacacagaaaagtTGTTTGCAACAAGTTTCTCACAGTGAAGCTGAATCTTTTCATGGTGTCAAATGAGCTCCctaaaacaccacaccctgCACAACCCTTTCAATACTTCCAAAGGTGAAGTGTCACTTTCTGAGGTCCAGCCCAGTTTAATTCTTAATAGGGGAGCTAAAACATCATGTATTAATCACTGAATGTTTTATTTATAGCAATGACTTTCATGAACAGCACTACTAATCTTTTGAATGTGCGTTAATATTTAGAGATAAATTTAGCCTTCATCTCAGCATCTGTTCAAATATTTTGGGGGATTGTTTCTGGAAATCCATCATCACAAACTAGCCAGACTGATACCTTGACTGCCAGGGTGTAATAACACCATCATCCGGTCCACCGATCATGACTAGCTTCTTAATGCGCAAGAAATTTTTCCGCCATTCTAGGAAAGAACAAGAAAGAGCTGAATTAATTTTGGCTTCAACTTTAAAAAGGCACTTTTCAAAACAATGTGACGTTAATGTTTGATTGCTGAACATGATTTCTATGACTGAATTACTTatgagatgtgtggtgtgttctgCACAGAGAAATCTCACCTGTTAAATTGGGATGCTTTTGCTCACCATTCAAAATGGCAAGAAAATTGCTGTTCTTTAAGTACTTTGCTCTCTGGTGTGGATCTATGGAATGAGACAACGGGTTTAAGATGAAAAGTTGCACATACAAGTTGCACTGAATGCTGATGTTGTAATTTGCTGAAGACCTATTCTGCAGAAACTCTAGATATATTTGCACATATATAACAAAGTTTGACCAGGATTTTGTAGGTTTTTGTTGCAACTGTTGATGGAGCATCGATTTAAGTACGATTTAAGCAGATGAAGTCAGAATATTGCCATGTATAATGCATTTTAAATCTGCCCACAACACCTATGAATTAGTTCCAAGGCAGTCAGACAGTTGGCAGAGAAGAAAAGATTAATACAAAACAGGGTCAGAACAAAAGTGTAAgtgtcataaacacacacacacacacacacacacacacacacacacacacacacacacatacacacacacacacacacacacacacacacacacacacacacacacacacacacaaaaccaaacaAGACAGACATGGTGAGTCACAAAATGATAATGAGATCCTGCATCCTCCAGCCTGGTGGGCACTAAAGTGATTATCATACATTGATgatgtttgaaaatgtaatcAGTGTGGTCAGAGTGAAACGGGCAGAGCTCTTACCATTCCAATAGTTGCAGATTGAGATCTTTTGTCCCCACTGGGTATAGCACAGACGATAAATCTTTGACTTCATATAATTCGGGAAGATATGTTTCAAATAAGATGAGtctataaaacaaaaaaataataaaattcttCTAAATAAGAAATGAACTTTGTACATAATGCGATGTACACAGTGCTCTATGCTGTACTGACCTCCATACTGGCCAGCTAGGGGTGAGGAGAGAAGGATCACAGAGTGGACATTATGTTCAGGAAGTCTGGCAAGGACTCCGCGGCAAACCAAACCACCTGCCCCAGTAATCCAATTGAATATACAGATCGTCACAGAGCCggcaaaaaaacaaaagttcTCTGTGACAACAGGGTTAGGAATAGACTGTAAGAAAGAGCTGACAGGTGCCTGACCTTGTGAGAAGCAAATGAGATGAACTCCGTCTGGGGCCTTTTGCATGACGGTTTCAACAACCTTTCCGAAGCCTTCAACCTGCTTCCACATGGGTTGTAGACTGGCTAGATCGTCATAAATGTCCACCGTGGTCACCCTGGTACCTGGGTGAGACTAACAAACAAAGTGTGAAAAAGAGAAGTCTGGGAGTTTCATTCAGAACTGAAAGACTGAAAAACAAAACTGGCATCAGGTGATTTGGATAGTTATACGAAAAGACTGTCCACATCCCCAAATGTGCTCCTATGCTTTAAATGATTGTGTTGAATTAAA
This sequence is a window from Brachyhypopomus gauderio isolate BG-103 chromosome 16, BGAUD_0.2, whole genome shotgun sequence. Protein-coding genes within it:
- the LOC143477750 gene encoding uncharacterized protein LOC143477750, which codes for MEAFIFAWRGRVNRGLHTTGRALPTTSAHQVERRGFIPARACGRFWPQGSVRMATRSKVEECRICGGDLQGNQRRWLFASERKGGPMQTPTDSNTLSPSRSALSSPRGSVVSLGSSNLYFKALPTPIKGMDLLSVLKHILGQPVPRGKARGEFICGKCVSVLERVFKFDTVIARVRVLSRERLQKLTQERDSIRRWVRNVYRHRHPSDLRARQSSSEEDVDVRDGCGEGDPGRAYREMLRDNMALSAYECWSEKSDSCPYFKRTGKRCSKLKNCECCDSLRVSDSDYESVCGVPRHLPGQVLSPLALSRDKSRSMPLHWSKTPSLGSTPTSLSGSCHSLQARSRTISAQSLDSLDVPDPFDWPEEQSLILDSILQELKCMERKPVRSPAGSRIPVLGRAQGWKDDVTGSSKMELVQMLNFGEGGDVDDEVNGEMEDVLADLRDEFVPLRREVTTGRVHLAVKQLRQKLDQAKAHIGILEAGLPEGVQSDSCNASQSVPSPPLDLPSSSQSESELIHHLSQSLRSREKVIQESVTVIQKLCVEMGAGLEDTDKLISKMTLVLSNTLSERESLLETRVSELRERECSLQKELESVRQAGSQQKNDLITLNSVLQSNQDVINHLWVELAERMRSMEDMQRQKEVWKERESALEVVLQDKDKIISRLQKALESSHKDVQALSDSLIGRGLSGGGAEEALANQVREQESLIATCLKDWEEHSVTLAQEVSQLSTGLKDAEAVIENQRQAHKRALAEVSSQLKDARAELREAVKAQKQAEHACHSAKADWHLEEARLTEGLQKRDRLIEQVLLDAEKRDGMLMELQQNISNKLEPRVALKHTL
- the ppt2a.2 gene encoding lysosomal thioesterase PPT2-A-like, which encodes MKTMNNVRCCMILFMAFVEAAEMTYRPVIIVHGLFDGPKQFIKLEHFITQSHPGTRVTTVDIYDDLASLQPMWKQVEGFGKVVETVMQKAPDGVHLICFSQGGLVCRGVLARLPEHNVHSVILLSSPLAGQYGDSSYLKHIFPNYMKSKIYRLCYTQWGQKISICNYWNDPHQRAKYLKNSNFLAILNGEQKHPNLTEWRKNFLRIKKLVMIGGPDDGVITPWQSSLFGFYDSNETVVEMRKQEWYQSDVFGLKTLDSRGVLVQCAVSGVQHIFWHSNFTVYKNCIEKWLT